A single genomic interval of Oreochromis aureus strain Israel breed Guangdong linkage group 12, ZZ_aureus, whole genome shotgun sequence harbors:
- the LOC120443164 gene encoding ATP-dependent RNA helicase DDX54-like: MGDEGDRLNQQKKMMKWDRKKKRFVRETGKEDQKKKIKTDSGQVISNKKNRKNFYEEWKKNTRLMIQDLDQTEKQAEEAGSQQEVVAVADEVQTYRAPVTTKHARS, from the exons ATGGGAGATGAAGGCGATCGCCTTaaccagcagaaaaaaatgatgaaatg GGACCGTAAGAAGAAGCGTTTTGTGAGAGAAACGGGAAAAGAAGaccagaagaagaagatcaaaacagacAGCGGTCAGGTTATCAGTAACAAGAAGAACAGGAAGAACTT TTATGAGGAGTGGAAGAAAAATACAAGATTGATGATACAGGATCTGGATCAGACGGAGAAACAGGCGGAGGAGGCAGGAAGCCAGCAAGAG GTCGTGGCCGTGGCCGACGAGGTCCAAACGTACAGAGCTCCGGTGACCACAAAGCACGCTCGGAGCTGA